In 'Nostoc azollae' 0708, the following are encoded in one genomic region:
- a CDS encoding glucokinase, which translates to MTLVLAGDIGGTKTILRALESSESSGLKTLYEESYCSGDFPDLVLMVQKFLAAANSSTPEKACFAIAGPVVNNTAKLTNLAWFLDTHRLAQELGIVSISLINDFAAVGYGIFGLTKQDLLTLQVGKHKPEAPIGVIGAGTGLGQGFLIKQGNQYQVFPSEGGHADFAPRNELEFQLLKYLLDKHDIERVSAERVISGLGITSIYQFLRDRKIASESPEIAQVVRNLEQEAGQAEKTVDAAAAIGSAALAKSDCLSEQTIQLFIEAYGAEAGNLALKLLPHGGLYIAGGIAPKILPLMQDGSFMLNFTHKGRMRSILEEIPVHIILNQQVGLIGAALCASRL; encoded by the coding sequence ATGACATTGGTACTAGCAGGAGATATTGGTGGGACAAAAACTATTTTGCGAGCGCTTGAATCTTCTGAATCTTCAGGATTAAAAACTTTGTATGAGGAGAGTTACTGCAGCGGAGACTTTCCCGATTTGGTGTTGATGGTGCAGAAGTTTTTGGCCGCAGCAAATTCTTCGACACCAGAAAAAGCTTGTTTTGCGATCGCAGGCCCGGTGGTAAACAATACTGCTAAACTGACTAATTTAGCCTGGTTTTTAGATACGCACAGGTTAGCCCAAGAACTGGGTATTGTTTCTATTTCCCTGATTAATGACTTTGCGGCTGTTGGTTATGGTATTTTTGGTTTAACTAAACAAGATTTACTGACTTTGCAAGTTGGTAAACATAAACCAGAAGCACCTATAGGGGTTATTGGTGCAGGAACTGGCTTAGGACAAGGTTTTTTAATCAAACAAGGTAATCAATATCAAGTTTTTCCCTCAGAAGGTGGACACGCGGATTTTGCACCCCGGAATGAGTTAGAATTTCAACTTTTAAAATACCTGTTGGATAAACATGATATTGAACGGGTTTCTGCGGAAAGAGTTATTTCCGGCTTGGGTATTACTTCGATTTATCAATTTTTGCGAGATAGAAAAATCGCTAGCGAATCACCAGAAATTGCTCAAGTTGTCAGAAATTTGGAACAAGAAGCGGGACAAGCAGAAAAAACTGTAGATGCAGCTGCAGCTATTGGTAGTGCAGCTTTAGCGAAAAGTGATTGCCTTTCTGAACAAACCATACAACTCTTCATTGAAGCTTACGGTGCAGAAGCTGGTAATCTGGCTTTGAAATTACTACCCCATGGTGGATTATACATTGCTGGTGGTATCGCTCCAAAAATTCTGCCTTTGATGCAAGATGGCAGTTTCATGTTAAATTTCACACACAAAGGGAGAATGCGTTCTATTCTCGAAGAAATTCCAGTCCATATAATTCTTAACCAACAAGTGGGATTAATTGGTGCCGCTTTGTGTGCGTCTAGGCTATAA
- a CDS encoding histidine phosphatase family protein: MSQIIWIARHANRLDFVNPDWFMTAEKPYDPPLSDDGMVQAKQLAKRLKGEKISQIFASPFLRTVQTANAVAEVLDLPIKLETGLSEWLNPEWMSEEPEKLSMIALAALFPRIDNGYTSHIAAQYPETHEKVRQRSGQTARCLAAECWPDDILLVAHGASVLGAAMGLVGDIAKTEVKATLCSLVKVVRQESEWLLELKGDISHLTTIEEVVRFV; the protein is encoded by the coding sequence ATGAGTCAAATAATCTGGATTGCACGACACGCCAATCGCCTTGATTTCGTAAACCCTGATTGGTTTATGACTGCGGAAAAACCCTATGATCCTCCCTTATCGGATGATGGTATGGTGCAGGCCAAACAATTGGCAAAACGGCTAAAAGGTGAAAAAATATCCCAAATCTTTGCTTCTCCATTTTTGAGAACAGTGCAAACTGCTAACGCGGTAGCAGAAGTTTTGGACCTACCGATTAAATTGGAAACAGGCTTAAGCGAGTGGCTGAATCCAGAGTGGATGTCAGAAGAACCGGAAAAACTGTCAATGATAGCTTTAGCAGCATTATTTCCCAGAATTGATAATGGCTACACATCGCATATTGCGGCACAATATCCCGAAACTCATGAAAAGGTGCGACAACGTTCTGGACAAACTGCTAGATGTTTAGCGGCTGAGTGCTGGCCGGATGATATTCTTTTAGTGGCACATGGGGCTTCGGTACTGGGTGCGGCAATGGGTTTAGTAGGGGATATTGCCAAAACAGAAGTTAAAGCTACTTTATGTTCTTTGGTTAAAGTGGTGCGTCAAGAATCAGAATGGTTGCTAGAACTAAAGGGAGATATTTCCCATTTGACGACAATAGAGGAAGTGGTGCGATTTGTTTAA